A single window of Chitinophaga sp. XS-30 DNA harbors:
- a CDS encoding RagB/SusD family nutrient uptake outer membrane protein, whose translation MKKYNKLLLAAIIAATLIGQVACKKFLDREPQSIVSAEDAFKNFTNFQGFTEELYHCIPDFTNAYWTNCWNWGEDEIQSTSRDFHFVVKIDNGDFWGWQAQFDGWQAGWMDRNNTSTNDDRFTKSLWKLGWYGIRKANMGLENMDKLTDATQEEKDLIKGQLLFFRGWFHFMFIQYFGGLPYIDRVLPGDEKLTLPRLTYSECADKAAADFREAANLLPVNWDNTTAGKRTLGKNQLRINKVMALGYLGKNYLWAGSPLMNYVSTGNHGYHAEYCKKAAAAFGELLTLCEAGDAPHKLVEFSKYYTNFYSTGQNWLLAGSTEAIFRSSYFGGNSSNYNTSRQYQPNGILVDEAVKFLPTANYVDYYGMANGLPIKDITKADPESGYDPSYPWMGRDPRFYNDIVYDGVKCIQGATTDEPNRYANLYTGGSYRDISTGSRTGYLLYKFIPITVNKYDNGSTYDKALNIHVPYMRLADVYLMYAEAAAQGYGSPSGKDANYSKTAVDAVNFIRDRAGVGHVAAQFLGSLEAFMPELRRERAVELSFEGHRFNDLRRWMLLIHSPYTLKKSVEFDRAPGFSTTDPKSNRVLNLREVVILERRFSEKHYWLPLKNSDASMYLEFPQNPGW comes from the coding sequence ATGAAGAAGTATAATAAACTGTTGCTTGCTGCCATCATCGCCGCCACGCTTATTGGCCAGGTGGCATGCAAAAAGTTCCTTGACAGGGAGCCGCAATCCATCGTATCCGCAGAAGATGCTTTCAAGAATTTCACCAATTTCCAGGGCTTTACAGAAGAGCTTTACCATTGCATCCCCGATTTTACCAACGCATACTGGACCAATTGCTGGAACTGGGGAGAAGACGAAATCCAGTCTACTTCCCGCGATTTTCACTTTGTGGTGAAGATCGACAACGGCGATTTCTGGGGCTGGCAGGCCCAATTCGATGGCTGGCAAGCCGGATGGATGGACCGTAACAATACCAGCACCAATGACGACCGCTTTACCAAATCGCTCTGGAAGCTTGGCTGGTACGGTATCCGAAAAGCCAATATGGGGCTGGAGAATATGGACAAGCTGACCGATGCCACACAAGAAGAGAAAGACCTGATAAAAGGCCAGTTGCTATTCTTCCGGGGTTGGTTCCATTTCATGTTCATCCAGTATTTTGGCGGATTACCGTATATCGACAGGGTGCTTCCGGGTGATGAGAAGCTGACCCTCCCGCGTTTGACGTACAGCGAATGTGCTGATAAAGCCGCCGCTGATTTCAGGGAGGCGGCCAACCTGCTGCCTGTCAACTGGGACAATACCACTGCCGGAAAAAGAACGTTGGGCAAGAACCAGCTGCGCATCAACAAGGTCATGGCACTTGGATACCTGGGCAAGAACTATCTCTGGGCCGGCAGCCCATTGATGAACTATGTTTCAACCGGCAACCATGGTTATCATGCGGAGTATTGCAAAAAAGCTGCCGCTGCATTCGGCGAGTTGCTGACCCTGTGCGAAGCAGGCGATGCGCCCCACAAGCTCGTAGAGTTTTCAAAGTACTACACCAACTTTTATTCTACCGGCCAGAATTGGCTGCTGGCAGGCAGCACAGAGGCCATCTTCCGCTCGTCCTACTTCGGCGGCAACAGCTCCAACTATAATACCAGCAGACAATATCAGCCCAATGGCATACTGGTTGATGAGGCGGTCAAGTTCCTGCCCACAGCTAATTATGTGGATTATTACGGCATGGCGAACGGACTGCCGATCAAGGATATCACCAAAGCGGACCCGGAATCAGGGTACGACCCTTCGTATCCCTGGATGGGAAGGGACCCCCGTTTTTATAACGACATTGTATATGATGGTGTAAAGTGCATTCAGGGCGCCACTACCGATGAGCCGAACCGTTACGCCAATCTGTACACAGGTGGCAGCTATCGCGACATCAGCACCGGCAGCCGTACCGGGTACCTGCTGTACAAGTTCATCCCCATTACCGTAAATAAATATGACAACGGCTCCACCTACGACAAGGCGTTGAATATCCATGTGCCATACATGCGCCTGGCAGATGTGTACCTGATGTATGCCGAAGCTGCTGCCCAGGGATACGGTTCGCCCTCGGGAAAAGACGCCAACTATAGCAAAACAGCGGTGGACGCGGTGAACTTCATCCGCGACCGGGCCGGGGTGGGACATGTAGCGGCACAGTTCCTGGGCTCACTGGAAGCCTTCATGCCCGAACTGCGGCGCGAACGCGCGGTGGAACTGTCCTTCGAAGGGCATCGTTTCAATGACCTGCGCCGCTGGATGTTACTGATCCATAGTCCTTATACACTGAAGAAATCTGTAGAATTCGACCGCGCGCCGGGATTCAGCACTACCGATCCGAAGAGCAACCGCGTGCTCAATCTCCGGGAAGTAGTGATCCTTGAACGCCGCTTTTCTGAAAAACATTACTGGCTTCCGCTAAAAAATTCGGACGCCAGCATGTACCTGGAATTTCCGCAGAACCCCGGCTGGTAA
- a CDS encoding carbon starvation protein A has protein sequence MITFFASIILLVSGYFIYSRVCEKIFVIDPQRKTPAETMADGVDFIPMPRWKIFLIQFLNIAGLGPIFGAVAGAMWGPVAFLWIVLGCIFAGGVHDYFSGMLSLRHNGQSFSEVSGIYLGNGIRQFMRGFSVVLLIMVGTVFIMGPARILTDLTDGFGGTVFWATLIFVYYILSTILPIDKLIGKIYPVFGIALLFMAIGIMVMMIYNGLHVPELTLTSFGNQHVRPEKFPVFPMLLITIACGAVSGFHATQSPLMARCIRNEKQGRSIFFGAMVTEGVVALIWAAISMSFFGGVRELNDAMDAHAGNAAWAVNLISNSLLGKIGGALAILGVIAAPITSGDTAFRSSRLIIADFLKLNQGPVLNRLWITIPLFVVGFLLTQVDFAIVWRYFAWTNQTLATVVLWTITAFLIRERKFYWISLVPAFVMTVATVSYILVAPEGFSLPVNLSYAAGLICALALLVPVVRTVNRQASHRLKTSG, from the coding sequence ATGATCACGTTTTTTGCTTCGATTATCCTTTTAGTATCGGGCTACTTTATTTATTCCCGCGTTTGTGAAAAGATTTTTGTCATTGATCCACAGAGAAAAACACCGGCAGAAACCATGGCCGACGGGGTAGATTTCATACCGATGCCCCGCTGGAAGATTTTCCTGATCCAGTTTTTGAATATTGCAGGGCTTGGGCCCATTTTTGGCGCGGTAGCGGGTGCCATGTGGGGACCAGTGGCCTTTTTATGGATCGTGCTGGGCTGCATTTTTGCAGGCGGGGTACATGACTATTTTTCGGGAATGCTGTCCCTCCGCCACAACGGGCAAAGCTTCTCGGAGGTATCCGGCATTTACCTCGGCAACGGTATCCGCCAGTTCATGCGTGGGTTCTCCGTTGTGCTGCTCATCATGGTAGGCACCGTTTTCATCATGGGGCCAGCCCGCATCCTGACGGACCTGACCGATGGCTTCGGCGGCACCGTATTCTGGGCAACCCTCATCTTTGTGTATTACATCTTGTCCACCATTTTGCCGATAGATAAACTGATCGGGAAAATATACCCGGTATTCGGTATCGCGCTCCTGTTCATGGCGATAGGGATCATGGTGATGATGATCTATAACGGGCTGCATGTACCCGAGCTGACGCTGACCAGTTTTGGCAATCAGCATGTACGGCCGGAGAAGTTCCCGGTTTTCCCGATGTTGCTGATCACGATAGCCTGCGGGGCCGTATCCGGTTTTCATGCCACGCAATCGCCACTCATGGCACGTTGCATACGCAATGAAAAACAGGGCAGGAGCATCTTCTTCGGCGCTATGGTCACCGAAGGGGTCGTAGCCCTGATCTGGGCAGCCATCAGCATGAGCTTTTTCGGCGGCGTCCGGGAACTGAACGATGCCATGGATGCCCATGCCGGAAATGCCGCCTGGGCGGTTAACCTGATATCGAATTCCCTGCTCGGAAAAATAGGCGGCGCCCTGGCCATTCTCGGCGTCATCGCTGCCCCGATTACCTCGGGAGACACTGCGTTCCGCAGCTCCAGGCTCATCATCGCAGATTTCCTCAAACTGAACCAGGGCCCTGTATTGAACCGCCTGTGGATCACCATCCCCTTATTCGTGGTCGGCTTCCTGCTCACACAGGTCGATTTCGCCATCGTTTGGCGGTACTTCGCGTGGACGAACCAGACGCTGGCAACGGTGGTATTATGGACGATCACGGCATTCCTGATCCGCGAAAGGAAGTTTTACTGGATATCACTGGTTCCCGCCTTTGTGATGACGGTAGCAACAGTTTCTTACATCCTGGTGGCGCCGGAAGGGTTTTCATTACCGGTGAACCTGTCCTATGCGGCAGGTCTGATCTGCGCGCTGGCATTGCTCGTGCCGGTGGTCCGGACGGTGAACCGGCAGGCCAGCCACAGGCTGAAGACCAGCGGTTAA
- a CDS encoding KGG domain-containing protein codes for MVTRTNTNGTQETQQRKMYAAPAPGRPDHRREDELDEIDDVQDEYDDDKNQQLEGYDENEYDADDRRKRHEAQMADGDAAAHESAKPARTPSRRGFAAMDKEKQRMIASKGGKASHGGGRKPGKNR; via the coding sequence ATGGTCACAAGAACAAACACTAACGGAACCCAGGAAACGCAACAGCGAAAAATGTATGCAGCACCTGCACCCGGCCGGCCGGACCACAGACGGGAAGACGAACTGGATGAAATAGACGATGTGCAGGACGAATATGATGATGACAAGAATCAGCAGCTGGAAGGCTATGACGAAAATGAATATGATGCGGACGACCGGCGTAAACGCCATGAAGCCCAAATGGCCGATGGAGATGCCGCAGCGCATGAATCCGCCAAGCCGGCCCGTACGCCCAGTCGCCGCGGTTTTGCTGCCATGGATAAAGAAAAACAAAGAATGATCGCCAGCAAGGGAGGCAAAGCATCTCACGGAGGTGGTCGCAAGCCAGGTAAAAATCGTTAA
- a CDS encoding DUF5627 domain-containing protein gives MKKFLISILLFFVLASCNKDVVFPDYDYQTVYFAYQYPVRTITFGEDIFSTELDNQGKCRIMATTGGVYFSKKDIHIGITVDNSLLGTGLLFGVGRDEILQMPDNYYSLAANSIVIPEGGLTGGVEVQLTDAFFNDPDAVKNTYVIPLRMTEKGAADSILDGKNFILYAIKYVNTWHGNYLRRGKDVVTGSVNQTIVRHRQYVEEDEVNKLYTRSLNETEFPVVFKDKDGVNINCTLLLTFNEAGECTVAAAGGDYTATGNGRFVKRGEKNSWGGKDRDALYLSYQVALPDMQVSATDTLVMRDRAVAMETFTPVVK, from the coding sequence ATGAAAAAGTTTCTGATATCAATCTTACTCTTCTTTGTACTGGCATCCTGCAACAAAGATGTAGTATTTCCCGACTACGACTACCAGACGGTGTACTTCGCCTACCAGTACCCGGTACGGACGATCACCTTTGGCGAGGATATCTTCAGCACGGAACTGGATAACCAGGGCAAGTGCAGGATCATGGCCACAACGGGCGGTGTTTATTTCAGTAAAAAAGATATCCATATCGGGATCACGGTAGACAATTCCCTCCTGGGCACCGGCCTTTTGTTTGGCGTGGGCAGGGATGAAATACTGCAAATGCCGGATAACTACTATTCGCTGGCAGCCAACAGCATCGTTATCCCGGAGGGCGGCCTCACCGGCGGGGTGGAAGTGCAGCTTACCGATGCATTTTTCAATGACCCTGATGCCGTTAAGAATACTTATGTCATTCCGCTGCGCATGACAGAAAAAGGTGCCGCGGATTCCATTCTTGACGGGAAGAACTTCATTCTTTATGCCATCAAATATGTGAATACCTGGCATGGCAATTACCTGCGCCGCGGAAAAGACGTTGTCACCGGAAGCGTGAACCAGACCATCGTGCGGCACCGGCAATACGTAGAAGAAGATGAGGTGAACAAACTGTACACCCGCTCGCTGAACGAAACCGAATTCCCGGTGGTATTCAAGGACAAGGATGGCGTGAACATCAATTGCACGCTGCTCCTCACGTTCAATGAAGCGGGCGAATGCACCGTTGCCGCTGCGGGTGGAGATTACACCGCAACGGGTAATGGCCGGTTCGTGAAAAGAGGGGAAAAGAACAGTTGGGGCGGCAAGGACCGCGATGCGTTGTACCTCAGCTACCAGGTGGCCTTACCGGATATGCAGGTAAGCGCTACCGACACGCTGGTGATGCGGGACCGTGCCGTAGCCATGGAAACGTTTACCCCGGTTGTCAAATAA
- a CDS encoding NADP-dependent oxidoreductase — MKAITVPAFHAIPELTDLPEPGVKPGTVKIRLAAAGLNPFDWKMVDGILKDHMQHVFPLILGVDGAGIVTETGEGVTRFRKGDRVFGQMLHTPVGEGSYAEFVVVPEDAAITPAPETIPLADAAALPTAGMTAQQLLHRSGLQEGQTLLLTGATGGVGSFLIQMAAAKGIHVIATASSAEKATQVLGLGASAVVDHTSAPPEEQVKKMYPGGVDGLIDLVSDRAGFSRLLPLVKEQGIALTTMFVADKKELEARHLQGGNFETKGTPASLDALAKMIDAGTLKVPVDRKISMGQAAAAIAASREKKSKGKTIIVIDDSL, encoded by the coding sequence ATGAAAGCGATAACAGTACCCGCATTCCATGCCATTCCCGAATTGACCGATCTGCCGGAGCCAGGGGTGAAACCCGGTACGGTAAAGATCCGGCTGGCCGCAGCCGGTTTAAACCCGTTTGACTGGAAGATGGTGGACGGCATACTGAAAGATCATATGCAGCATGTTTTCCCCCTGATCCTCGGTGTAGACGGCGCCGGCATAGTGACCGAAACAGGGGAGGGCGTAACCCGTTTCCGCAAGGGCGACCGGGTATTTGGCCAGATGCTGCACACACCGGTGGGAGAAGGCTCCTATGCGGAATTTGTGGTAGTTCCCGAAGACGCGGCGATCACCCCGGCACCGGAGACTATCCCCCTGGCGGATGCAGCAGCCTTGCCCACCGCGGGAATGACCGCACAGCAATTGCTTCACAGATCAGGATTACAGGAAGGCCAGACGCTGCTGCTTACCGGCGCCACAGGCGGTGTGGGCTCATTCCTCATACAAATGGCCGCGGCAAAAGGCATCCATGTTATTGCCACCGCATCGTCTGCGGAAAAGGCAACGCAAGTGCTCGGGCTAGGCGCCTCCGCAGTGGTCGATCATACATCCGCGCCGCCGGAGGAGCAGGTGAAAAAAATGTATCCGGGCGGTGTTGACGGATTGATCGATCTTGTAAGCGACCGCGCAGGGTTTTCCCGGTTGCTGCCCCTCGTGAAAGAGCAGGGCATAGCGCTAACCACCATGTTTGTGGCGGATAAGAAGGAACTGGAGGCCCGTCATCTGCAGGGAGGAAACTTTGAAACGAAAGGCACACCGGCATCCCTCGATGCCCTGGCCAAAATGATAGACGCCGGGACGCTGAAGGTGCCGGTAGACCGTAAAATATCCATGGGACAGGCGGCTGCAGCCATCGCCGCAAGCCGGGAGAAGAAAAGCAAAGGCAAAACGATCATTGTGATCGATGATTCACTGTAA
- a CDS encoding RagB/SusD family nutrient uptake outer membrane protein yields the protein MNRSIIMLLAAIFILTSCKDLLEPAIENNRELDPNAYLPNDARFPYGILLNGYNRIPTNSWSFNDVATDDAVSNDQANAFLKMANGQWTAANNPLNQWTNAYAAIQYINITLGEISKVKWAADEKVSDLFAMRITGEAYGLRALFMYHLLQTHAGTSGAAILGVPINTEVQGVGTDFNKPRATFDECVKQIYSDLDEAEEMLPLDYENIPDASQIPAKYGAVTKEQYDRAMGNNFRGLFSARIAKALRAKTALLAASPAFSEGNTTTWADAANYAAEVINLKGGISGLASNGLTWYANVSEIAGLADGANPPEILWRNNYGENRDLEQANFPPSLFGNGRVNPTQNLVDAFPMANGYPISDPAAGYDPADPYAGRDPRLKHFILLNGGTAGPNNTVITTAADGNTNDALNRVETSTRTGYYLRKLLRQDVNLNPNSANNQRHYRPHIRYTEIFLIYAEAANEAWGPTGTGGNSFSAYDVIKAIRARAGVGATNGDPYLETASGNKEQMRELIRNERRLELCFEGFRFWDLRRWKVSLTETAKGVSIQNNVHSVINVEERRFQPFMIYGPIPYGEILKFGSLVQNQGWQ from the coding sequence ATGAACAGAAGCATAATTATGCTGTTGGCGGCCATCTTTATACTGACCAGCTGTAAAGATCTGCTTGAGCCTGCGATTGAGAACAACCGCGAGCTTGACCCGAACGCCTATCTTCCGAATGACGCACGGTTCCCCTATGGCATCCTGCTTAACGGGTACAACCGTATTCCCACCAATTCCTGGTCATTCAACGATGTGGCTACGGACGATGCAGTGTCCAACGATCAGGCCAACGCCTTTCTGAAAATGGCCAACGGGCAATGGACCGCCGCCAACAATCCGCTGAACCAGTGGACGAACGCCTATGCCGCCATACAATACATCAATATTACGCTGGGAGAGATCAGCAAAGTGAAGTGGGCCGCGGACGAAAAAGTCAGTGACCTGTTTGCCATGCGTATCACCGGGGAAGCCTATGGCCTGCGTGCCCTGTTCATGTACCATCTGTTGCAGACACACGCGGGAACAAGTGGCGCGGCAATACTTGGCGTGCCGATCAATACGGAAGTGCAGGGCGTTGGCACGGACTTCAACAAGCCCAGGGCCACCTTTGATGAATGCGTGAAGCAGATCTACAGCGACCTGGACGAGGCGGAGGAAATGCTTCCGCTGGATTACGAAAACATTCCTGATGCCTCACAGATCCCTGCAAAATACGGCGCGGTGACCAAGGAACAATACGATCGCGCTATGGGCAACAACTTCCGTGGCCTGTTCTCTGCACGCATTGCCAAAGCGCTCAGGGCAAAGACCGCTTTGCTGGCTGCCAGCCCTGCTTTCAGTGAAGGCAATACAACAACCTGGGCAGACGCGGCCAATTACGCTGCGGAAGTGATCAATCTCAAAGGCGGCATCAGCGGGCTGGCTTCCAACGGCCTCACCTGGTACGCCAATGTCTCGGAGATCGCCGGTCTGGCTGACGGCGCCAATCCGCCTGAAATACTCTGGAGGAACAATTATGGTGAAAACAGGGACCTGGAGCAGGCCAACTTCCCGCCCAGTCTTTTCGGCAACGGGCGCGTCAACCCGACGCAGAACCTGGTGGACGCATTTCCCATGGCCAACGGATATCCCATTTCAGATCCCGCCGCCGGCTACGATCCGGCTGACCCATATGCCGGCCGCGATCCCCGGCTAAAACATTTCATCCTCCTTAACGGCGGCACGGCAGGGCCTAACAACACCGTCATCACAACCGCCGCGGACGGCAATACCAACGATGCGCTGAACAGGGTGGAAACATCTACCAGAACAGGATATTATCTCCGTAAACTGCTGCGCCAGGACGTTAACCTCAATCCCAATTCAGCCAATAACCAGCGACATTACAGGCCTCATATCCGGTACACGGAAATATTCCTCATTTACGCCGAAGCGGCAAACGAAGCCTGGGGGCCAACAGGTACGGGCGGCAACAGCTTTTCAGCCTACGATGTCATCAAAGCTATCCGCGCAAGGGCCGGAGTAGGCGCCACCAACGGCGATCCCTACCTGGAAACCGCCAGCGGGAACAAAGAGCAAATGAGAGAACTGATAAGAAATGAACGGAGACTGGAACTGTGCTTCGAAGGCTTCCGCTTCTGGGACCTCCGCCGCTGGAAAGTGAGCCTGACAGAAACCGCCAAAGGCGTGAGCATTCAGAATAATGTGCATTCGGTGATCAATGTAGAGGAAAGAAGGTTTCAGCCCTTTATGATTTACGGCCCCATTCCCTATGGCGAGATACTGAAGTTCGGTTCCCTGGTACAAAATCAGGGATGGCAATAA
- a CDS encoding MmcQ/YjbR family DNA-binding protein, giving the protein MNLEKYRDFCLSLPGTDEAFPFGETTLVFNVMGKMFALLDIDGFESVNLKCDPEEAIELRERYEGVIPGYHMNKKHWNTVSFDGSIPDKLLLEWTKNSYDLVVAGLPKKVREALQ; this is encoded by the coding sequence ATGAACCTTGAAAAATACCGCGACTTTTGCCTGTCCCTTCCCGGTACGGATGAGGCATTCCCGTTCGGGGAAACAACATTAGTATTTAACGTGATGGGAAAGATGTTCGCTTTGCTGGATATAGATGGATTTGAAAGTGTTAACCTGAAATGCGATCCCGAGGAAGCGATCGAATTGCGGGAACGTTATGAAGGTGTGATCCCGGGGTATCATATGAACAAAAAGCACTGGAACACCGTGTCGTTCGACGGCTCTATTCCGGACAAGCTGTTGCTGGAATGGACGAAGAACTCCTATGATCTGGTGGTGGCCGGTCTTCCCAAAAAAGTCCGCGAAGCTTTACAGTGA
- a CDS encoding TonB-dependent receptor, producing the protein MLKMISTRSWKRLFITAAVLLTAAVFSRLPAQDFRLVQGVVLDQQKTPIPGTTIQVKGTNVSAATDPNGKFSLSVPAGKHILIFSFIGMVSQEINIANRNNITVTLTESTVGLDELIVIGYGKQKKESVVAAVSQTTGQVLERAGGVSNIGAALTGNVPGLITAQSTGLPGEEDPQIIIRGRSTWNNSNPLVLVDGVERPMTSVDIGSVETVTVLKDASATAVFGSRGANGVILITTKRGKLGKASIRGTVNTVMKVPSRLPGKADSYDALRTINDVIEYELAMRPEGWNDYRPMDIINKYRYPANLEEAERYPDVDWADVLFKDYAMSQNVNLNISGGTQFVKYFTSADFLHEGDLFKVYDNSRGYNPGFGFNRLNARSNLDFQLTPSTLFKVNLAGSYGVRKSPWGFSGNQYGSWIDAYTTAPDVFLPVYADGSWGYYAPNEGRAENSARSLATSGIQYQTTTRITTDFTLEQNLDKILKGLRFSGTVSLDNTFIESNRGINDLYNNVQRKWVDPETGIATYKEVFDGATNFDFQEGIKWSPAAGDVTGNQRRLFYQLQLNYARNIARKHYVTAMGLLNRNITASGSMIPSYREDWVFRTTYTYNNKYTFEYNGAYNGSEKFAPENRFAFFSSGGVNWIVSQENFMKTVSFIDQLKLRASYGQTGFDDVVGRFLYLTEWGYGGQARLGMTGEAAEQSPYNWYRELTVGNPNVQWEQAEKFNAGADFELFRGFIKGKADFFMDKRSKILLANRTSVPSYYGATPPVANLGRVNAHGYELELHINYQTKRNLRLWADLNMTHTKNKVIEADNPALLPAYQKSEGMQIGQAYSYVSNGYYNTWDELYGSTIHNANDNQKLPGNYYLVDYNGDGVIDAQDNIPYGHSGWPQNTYNATFGMDWKGLAVFVQFYGVNNVTRQVVFNSLSSQNHLVYDEGTYWSKDNPNADVPMPRWLSTPAGYYRGTQYMFDGSYLRLKNAEIGYTFHKKLVKYAGLESLRIYINGNNLAVWSKMPDDRESNFAGTGWASQGAYPTVKRYNLGANIIF; encoded by the coding sequence ATGTTGAAAATGATTTCTACACGATCATGGAAAAGGCTCTTTATAACAGCGGCAGTGTTATTGACGGCTGCTGTTTTTTCCCGGTTGCCTGCACAGGATTTCCGTCTGGTACAGGGAGTGGTCCTTGACCAGCAGAAAACCCCCATCCCCGGCACAACCATCCAGGTAAAAGGAACGAATGTCAGTGCCGCTACCGACCCAAACGGAAAATTCTCCCTATCCGTTCCGGCGGGCAAGCATATCCTGATTTTCAGTTTCATTGGAATGGTATCGCAGGAAATCAACATCGCCAACAGGAATAATATTACTGTAACCTTAACGGAAAGCACTGTTGGACTGGATGAACTGATCGTGATCGGTTATGGCAAGCAAAAGAAAGAAAGCGTTGTTGCCGCGGTTTCCCAAACTACCGGGCAGGTGCTGGAGAGAGCAGGCGGCGTATCGAATATCGGCGCTGCGCTCACGGGGAATGTACCTGGACTTATTACCGCCCAAAGCACGGGCTTGCCGGGTGAAGAAGATCCCCAGATCATTATCCGCGGCCGCAGTACCTGGAACAACTCCAACCCGCTGGTGCTGGTGGATGGCGTGGAACGCCCCATGACCAGTGTGGATATCGGTTCTGTGGAAACCGTTACCGTATTGAAAGATGCATCCGCCACCGCGGTATTCGGCTCAAGGGGAGCGAACGGCGTAATCCTGATCACGACAAAAAGAGGCAAGCTGGGCAAAGCATCTATCAGAGGCACGGTCAATACTGTCATGAAAGTACCTTCCAGGTTACCGGGGAAAGCTGATTCATACGATGCATTACGTACGATCAATGACGTGATCGAATACGAGCTGGCGATGAGGCCTGAGGGCTGGAATGATTATCGCCCCATGGATATCATCAACAAATACCGTTACCCGGCAAACCTGGAAGAGGCGGAGCGTTATCCCGATGTGGACTGGGCGGACGTCCTGTTCAAAGATTATGCGATGTCCCAGAACGTCAACCTGAATATCAGCGGAGGAACGCAATTTGTAAAATATTTTACCAGCGCCGATTTCCTGCATGAGGGAGACCTTTTCAAAGTATATGACAATAGCAGGGGATACAATCCCGGTTTTGGCTTCAACAGGCTTAATGCACGCAGCAACCTGGATTTCCAGCTGACGCCGTCCACGCTCTTTAAAGTAAATCTCGCGGGCTCCTATGGTGTCAGGAAAAGCCCATGGGGATTTTCAGGCAACCAATATGGCAGCTGGATCGACGCATATACGACTGCCCCCGATGTCTTCCTGCCGGTGTATGCGGACGGTTCATGGGGCTACTATGCACCTAATGAAGGCCGCGCGGAAAACTCGGCCCGCAGCCTCGCCACCAGCGGCATTCAATATCAGACCACCACGCGTATCACCACCGATTTCACACTGGAGCAAAACCTGGACAAGATATTGAAGGGGTTGCGGTTCAGCGGTACGGTTTCCCTGGACAATACTTTCATCGAAAGTAACCGGGGCATCAATGACCTCTACAACAATGTGCAGCGCAAATGGGTTGACCCGGAAACCGGGATCGCAACATACAAGGAAGTTTTTGACGGCGCCACCAATTTCGATTTCCAGGAAGGCATCAAATGGTCTCCCGCAGCCGGTGATGTAACGGGTAATCAACGCAGGCTGTTCTACCAGCTGCAGCTCAATTATGCCAGGAATATTGCCCGTAAACACTACGTAACGGCAATGGGACTGCTGAACCGCAATATTACCGCCAGCGGCAGCATGATCCCCTCTTACCGGGAAGACTGGGTATTCCGCACTACCTACACCTATAATAATAAATACACCTTTGAATATAATGGTGCATACAATGGCTCGGAAAAATTTGCCCCGGAAAACCGCTTTGCCTTCTTTTCTTCCGGTGGTGTGAACTGGATCGTTTCGCAGGAAAACTTCATGAAAACGGTAAGTTTCATAGATCAACTGAAGCTCCGCGCTTCCTATGGCCAGACAGGTTTCGACGATGTTGTCGGCCGGTTCCTGTACCTCACGGAATGGGGCTATGGCGGCCAGGCGAGACTGGGCATGACCGGCGAAGCGGCGGAGCAAAGCCCGTACAACTGGTATCGTGAGTTAACCGTTGGTAATCCGAATGTACAATGGGAGCAGGCGGAAAAATTCAACGCCGGCGCCGACTTTGAACTGTTCAGGGGCTTCATCAAAGGCAAGGCCGATTTCTTCATGGACAAAAGATCGAAAATCCTGCTGGCCAACCGCACCTCTGTTCCGTCCTATTACGGCGCAACGCCTCCGGTGGCCAACCTGGGCCGCGTGAACGCTCACGGCTACGAACTGGAACTGCATATCAATTATCAGACAAAACGCAACCTCCGTCTTTGGGCCGATCTCAACATGACCCATACCAAAAACAAGGTGATCGAAGCGGATAACCCTGCTCTGCTGCCTGCTTACCAGAAATCAGAAGGAATGCAGATAGGGCAGGCCTATTCTTATGTGAGTAACGGATATTATAATACCTGGGATGAACTGTACGGCAGCACTATTCATAACGCCAATGACAACCAGAAGTTGCCCGGCAACTACTATCTGGTTGACTACAATGGGGACGGGGTGATCGATGCGCAGGACAATATTCCCTACGGCCACTCCGGCTGGCCGCAGAACACGTACAATGCCACTTTTGGAATGGACTGGAAGGGATTAGCCGTCTTTGTGCAGTTTTATGGTGTGAACAATGTGACCCGCCAGGTGGTATTCAATAGCCTCAGCTCCCAAAACCATCTGGTATATGACGAAGGCACTTATTGGTCGAAGGACAATCCGAATGCGGATGTGCCGATGCCCCGCTGGCTGTCTACCCCCGCAGGTTATTACCGCGGCACGCAATACATGTTCGATGGTTCATACCTGCGGTTGAAAAATGCGGAGATCGGCTATACTTTCCATAAAAAGTTAGTGAAATACGCAGGGCTGGAGTCGCTCCGGATCTATATCAACGGTAACAACCTCGCAGTCTGGAGCAAGATGCCGGACGACCGCGAATCGAACTTCGCAGGTACGGGCTGGGCATCACAGGGCGCTTATCCTACCGTAAAACGCTACAACCTGGGCGCCAACATCATTTTCTAA